A section of the Plutella xylostella chromosome 18, ilPluXylo3.1, whole genome shotgun sequence genome encodes:
- the LOC105398684 gene encoding motile sperm domain-containing protein 1 has translation MSNCFVVDCRLTSVLFSQYQFISVLQSRLKMKNFPVFVFPVSLEFYLSARHTHKQLLTLYNPYDFAVNFKVLCTSPNKFTVIDPEGVIAPQSCIDIVVRYTQPSVVHCSTTEKFRITMYDRNTQQALGKRDIPTKLIEGEPLSSHPESMSDSFHPLLTKPVAMKPVEETTRVTSCNHPHNMRQREQQPVNVVAVAVSICCIAALLLPTQPETVVETQWPEWLHIGSNLKLVFSFVLGLVSMLVLRP, from the exons ATGTCAAACTGCTTTGTTGTCGATTGTCGACTTACTTCCGTGTTGTTTTCACAATATCAATTTATTTCTGTGCTACAAAGTCGTTTGAAAATGAAGAACTTTCCTGTGTTCGTTTTTCCAGTTTCGCTAGAATTTTATCTGAGCGCGAGACACACGCACAAGCAGCTACTGACTCTCTACAACCCTTACGACTTCGCTGTAAATTTTAAAG tGTTATGTACGTCGCCAAATAAGTTCACAGTGATCGATCCGGAGGGAGTGATCGCTCCCCAGAGCTGCATAGACATCGTGGTCCGCTACACGCAGCCCTCAGTGGTTCACTGTAGCACCACTGAGAAGTTTAGGATCACCATGTATGACAGGAACACCCAGCAG GCATTGGGGAAGAGGGATATTCCTACTAAGCTCATAGAAGGTGAACCATTAAGCTCACATCCTGAGAGTATGAGTGATAGTTTTCACCCATTGTTGACTAAACCTGTTGCCATGAAACCCGTAGAAGAAACAACAAGAGTTACCTCATGCAATCATCCTCACAATATGCGCCAAAG AGAGCAGCAACCAGTGAATGTAGTAGCAGTGGCTGTGAGTATATGCTGCATTGCAGCATTGTTGCTACCAACACAGCCGGAGACTGTTGTGGAAACACAGTGGCCGGAGTGGCTTCACATTGGTTCTAACTTAAAACTAGTCTTTTCATTTGTCCTAGGTTTAGTCAGTATGCTAGTGCTGAGACCCTAG